A portion of the Actomonas aquatica genome contains these proteins:
- a CDS encoding autotransporter-associated beta strand repeat-containing protein, protein MAGHAQYFRAWAALVLGLGLIRLPILAQTVELDSFDQDTVSGAPATGTSWTGNITQQATSIQVGGTAKDENGWVSASLNLDASAMNYLRILAQRDTGNESPAVVVQFNDLYLTQDAGVFSVGSDAFAAGELTWVQVPIDSWGAGFDASQITDWSLGGGATGLTDFRMTFAHLALSSDLLALSGGKIITAGDQTYAAAQSLTGDTTLGNTDGANGTGTAITFDDSLDGAYALTLNTNGVTTLDGAAGGTTPLASLTTDAGGRTEINGGEVTTTGDQSYGDEVHLGADTLLQVLGDGIVQFFQPIQGNDWELTINSPNWGTFGAAHQLAALNKSGSGTFVLSSQSTFTGPTTVNAGTLQLDVDQALSASSSLVLAGGTFDLNQHSLTLSTLAVTADSILDFGGGSGSFTLSSISGSLWNGTLSISNFNPSSNTLRFGTGSDGLNLANLPLFRFVDYGGAIGQIDGLGFVTPSAVPEPGTVALLAGVAVLGATVYRRRRLQQLAATERDADSTAPRCDDTRSSSCC, encoded by the coding sequence ATGGCGGGACACGCTCAGTATTTCCGAGCATGGGCGGCGCTGGTGCTGGGGCTCGGTCTTATCCGGCTGCCAATCCTGGCGCAGACGGTTGAGCTCGATTCCTTCGACCAAGACACGGTGAGCGGAGCGCCGGCCACCGGCACCTCTTGGACCGGTAACATCACGCAGCAGGCCACGAGCATCCAGGTCGGTGGCACGGCGAAAGATGAGAACGGCTGGGTGTCGGCGAGCCTCAACCTCGATGCGTCCGCCATGAACTACCTGCGCATCCTCGCGCAGCGCGACACCGGTAACGAAAGTCCGGCAGTCGTCGTGCAGTTCAACGACCTCTACCTCACCCAGGACGCCGGCGTGTTTTCGGTGGGCAGCGATGCCTTCGCCGCTGGGGAGCTGACGTGGGTCCAGGTGCCCATCGACTCGTGGGGCGCCGGCTTCGACGCGAGCCAGATCACTGACTGGAGCCTTGGTGGCGGGGCGACGGGTCTGACCGATTTCCGCATGACCTTTGCCCACCTCGCGTTGTCCAGCGACCTCTTGGCCCTAAGCGGCGGCAAAATCATTACGGCGGGTGATCAGACTTACGCGGCGGCGCAGTCTCTCACCGGTGACACCACCCTTGGCAACACCGACGGCGCGAATGGCACCGGCACCGCCATCACCTTTGATGACTCCTTGGACGGAGCTTATGCGCTTACGCTCAACACCAACGGCGTCACCACGTTGGACGGTGCGGCGGGCGGCACCACTCCGCTCGCGAGTCTCACCACCGATGCCGGTGGCCGCACCGAAATCAATGGCGGCGAAGTGACCACCACCGGCGACCAATCCTACGGTGACGAAGTGCACCTCGGCGCCGACACGCTCCTGCAAGTGTTGGGGGATGGCATTGTGCAGTTCTTCCAGCCGATCCAGGGCAACGATTGGGAGCTGACGATCAACTCGCCGAACTGGGGCACCTTCGGCGCCGCCCACCAATTGGCGGCGCTGAACAAATCCGGCTCCGGCACCTTCGTGCTCAGTAGCCAAAGCACCTTCACCGGTCCCACCACCGTGAATGCCGGCACCCTGCAGCTCGACGTCGATCAGGCGCTCAGTGCGTCCAGCTCGCTGGTGCTCGCCGGCGGCACCTTCGACCTCAATCAGCACAGCCTCACCCTCAGCACCTTGGCGGTCACGGCCGATTCGATCCTGGATTTTGGCGGCGGCTCGGGCTCGTTCACCTTGTCCAGTATCAGTGGCAGCCTGTGGAACGGCACGCTGAGTATCAGCAACTTTAACCCGTCTTCCAACACCCTGCGCTTCGGCACGGGGTCCGATGGTCTGAACCTCGCTAACCTGCCGCTGTTTCGCTTTGTCGATTACGGCGGAGCGATCGGCCAGATCGATGGACTCGGTTTTGTGACGCCCTCGGCCGTGCCGGAACCCGGCACGGTGGCGCTGCTGGCCGGCGTGGCCGTGTTGGGAGCCACGGTCTATCGACGTCGCCGGTTGCAGCAATTGGCGGCGACGGAGCGCGACGCGGACTCGACCGCGCCGCGTTGCGATGACACAAGGTCGTCCTCATGCTGCTGA
- a CDS encoding MBG domain-containing protein gives MLLTPLMAMRVRRWLSVVLLCGGLTAASAQTLLVESFDAGSSTGSVVPGSSWEGNVTQNAGSITVGGDALDENGWFAPAVNLDATGMNVLTITAQRDSGNQAPSVAIQFEDPFLNTTVFSIAASEFAVGELTTVHLAISGWAAGFDFTQITGWNFGGGSPGIVPFRLTIDEILFEAEILAAPEITSAGADVTVVEGESTTFAVTATGTDPLTYQWFHDGAAVTGNASATTASLALTDITPADAGNYTCVVSNGEGSATSPAFALTVRPLAVVTLLDLATTYSGEPRVASATTDPAGLTVTFTYDGAETPPTAAGSYTVVATVDDDSYVGSATGTLVVAKRRPVITWDAGGPLNDGDTLTAENLDATADTDGAFVYDPALGTTLATGEHTLTAQFTPTDTANELPVTTTRLLAVGITPPSVLSAPSNQVTILGQASSFTVSAAGPGTLFYEWSKDGAVLPEATSATLTLNAVTLDDAGDYTVRVYSAAGSAPTRTASLTVHDVSVAQSIEGAGYTPGATVTVTNTVTYTANLSALTWSVLPPAAVGGADWAFAASSGDTTATTTPTAGDTDLFEWQWSTVPANPFTFSYTVDVPAAATGDYEFTAMASVTIEGTVIDALVAPDPLTLAAADTTHSADTNGDFAIDLSELLRVIELYNTRFGTTRTGRYQEQSGTDDGFASDPSLAADGPVGLTQFHSADYNDDGLVDLSELLRVIELYNQREGTTRTGRYHVATGTVDGFAPGE, from the coding sequence ATGCTGCTGACCCCCCTCATGGCAATGCGAGTGCGCCGCTGGTTGAGCGTGGTGTTACTGTGCGGTGGCCTCACCGCCGCCTCCGCGCAAACGCTCCTGGTGGAGAGCTTCGACGCCGGCAGTAGCACGGGTTCGGTCGTGCCCGGCAGCTCGTGGGAAGGCAACGTGACGCAGAATGCGGGCAGCATCACGGTTGGCGGAGACGCCTTGGATGAAAACGGCTGGTTTGCCCCGGCCGTAAACCTCGATGCGACTGGCATGAACGTGCTCACCATCACGGCGCAGCGCGACAGCGGCAACCAAGCGCCCTCGGTCGCGATCCAGTTTGAGGATCCCTTTCTCAACACGACGGTGTTTTCGATCGCCGCCTCGGAGTTTGCCGTGGGCGAGCTCACCACCGTGCACCTGGCCATCAGCGGTTGGGCGGCCGGTTTCGACTTCACCCAGATCACCGGTTGGAATTTTGGCGGCGGTTCCCCCGGCATCGTCCCCTTTCGCCTCACCATCGATGAGATCCTCTTCGAAGCCGAGATCCTGGCCGCACCCGAAATCACCTCTGCGGGCGCTGACGTGACCGTGGTCGAAGGTGAGTCCACCACCTTTGCGGTGACCGCCACCGGCACGGATCCGCTCACGTATCAATGGTTCCATGACGGCGCGGCCGTCACCGGCAATGCCTCCGCGACCACCGCGTCGCTCGCCCTGACCGACATCACTCCCGCCGATGCCGGCAACTACACCTGCGTGGTCAGCAACGGCGAAGGCAGTGCGACCAGTCCGGCCTTTGCGCTCACCGTGCGCCCCCTGGCGGTGGTGACCTTGCTCGACCTGGCCACCACCTACTCCGGTGAGCCGCGGGTTGCCTCCGCCACCACCGACCCGGCGGGACTCACCGTTACCTTCACTTACGATGGGGCCGAGACTCCGCCGACCGCGGCGGGCAGTTACACCGTCGTCGCCACGGTCGACGACGATTCCTACGTCGGCTCAGCGACCGGCACGCTGGTCGTGGCCAAACGCCGGCCGGTCATCACGTGGGATGCGGGCGGGCCGCTGAACGACGGCGACACGCTCACCGCCGAGAACCTGGACGCCACGGCCGATACGGATGGCGCCTTCGTTTACGACCCGGCGCTCGGCACCACGCTGGCGACGGGCGAACACACGCTCACGGCGCAGTTTACGCCGACGGATACAGCCAACGAACTGCCGGTCACGACCACGCGTTTGCTCGCGGTGGGCATCACCCCGCCGTCGGTGCTCAGCGCACCGTCGAACCAAGTCACGATTCTGGGCCAAGCCTCCAGCTTCACCGTATCGGCCGCCGGACCCGGCACCTTGTTCTACGAATGGAGTAAGGACGGCGCCGTCCTCCCCGAGGCCACTAGCGCGACGCTCACCCTCAACGCGGTCACGCTCGACGATGCCGGCGACTACACGGTGCGTGTTTACAGCGCGGCTGGCTCGGCCCCGACGCGCACGGCCAGCCTCACCGTGCACGATGTGAGCGTCGCGCAATCGATCGAAGGGGCGGGCTATACCCCGGGCGCGACGGTGACTGTGACCAATACGGTGACCTACACCGCCAACCTCAGCGCGCTCACCTGGAGCGTGTTGCCGCCGGCCGCCGTGGGCGGAGCTGACTGGGCGTTCGCCGCCAGCAGTGGCGACACCACCGCGACCACCACCCCGACTGCCGGCGATACGGACCTCTTCGAGTGGCAATGGTCCACCGTGCCGGCCAACCCCTTCACGTTCAGCTACACCGTCGACGTGCCAGCTGCGGCGACGGGCGATTACGAATTCACCGCCATGGCGTCGGTCACCATTGAGGGCACGGTCATCGACGCGCTGGTCGCGCCCGATCCGCTGACCCTGGCTGCGGCCGACACCACGCACAGCGCGGACACCAATGGCGACTTTGCCATCGATTTGTCCGAGCTGCTGCGCGTCATCGAGCTCTACAACACCCGTTTTGGCACCACGCGCACGGGCCGCTATCAGGAACAGAGTGGCACCGACGACGGGTTTGCGTCCGACCCTTCGCTCGCGGCCGACGGGCCCGTGGGCCTAACCCAATTTCATTCAGCAGATT